In Coffea arabica cultivar ET-39 chromosome 9e, Coffea Arabica ET-39 HiFi, whole genome shotgun sequence, the genomic window taataaatttttttgtgaaaaatttagTGTCTACAAATGCATTTAATGATTAGTACTAGTGGTGGTTTAAAACTTGTCGTCCAACTTCTAATTCTTGTATAATCATGACAAACTCTCTTACAAAAGATTCTAATTAAAAAGTTCCAATTTTATTAGGAGTAGTTCAAATTTAGGACCTTGGTATTGAATTTTTTGGGTGCAAAGTTGAGCTTTGATGAAGTGCTAGCTTAAAAATTCCTATATATATGGGAAAAATTACTGTTGGGACTTATGCATTGAGTTTGTGGTACAAAATTGAATCTTCATATGAGATTTTAACAGATAATTTGCATTTGTATGAGgataaatttataattttgtaaGGCTAAATCATATTTAGGATCTTTGCATTGAGCTTTAAGTGTGAGATCATGGCTTTAACTTATAATTCTGttttaataagaaaaaatgTTATTGCTTCTAAATCCTTGCATGCCACCATTGCTTTGTAGTTCAGTTTTGACGTTGTAAACATCCAAGAGGAAACGTATACCCGAAGCCCAGAGTCCAGAGTCCGTCAACCATATCAAACTAGTTGGCATTCAGGTGATGAATATGATCATCTATCATGAATAGTTGTGGTATAATATCACCTTAGTGGCATCcaatttcttttatattttttagaaaTAAAGCTGGTTCATTTATTATATTGGTAAATACAAAGGCGATTATACTTTTAACCCAGTTGCAGAATTTCTTGACAGATTTTTAagtttcggttaaaatatgagaatATCAAAGCCAAATTAATCCTCATACAGGTATTTAAACAATGTCTGGTGTTGGGTTGGATCGAGTTTCTTTAGCATATTATTTTACCAGCATTGACTTTTTTCTGAAGATCGCATTCAAGCTTTTGAACATGTCTGGCTGCTCATGCACTTTGCTTTACAATTTCTCCCACAATTTCTTTGCTTAAGTGGAGGGTATGATTTGGTAAGGGTTGAATGAAATCTTCAAGGACCGAGTGTCTGTTTGATAATGTGAAAAGGTGCTGAATCTAAATCTTTTCAGAGATTTAGGAGTTTTgattgtttgataaataaaaacttATCTGCTAAAATTATGAAGTGGTGTTGAACTTATATGTATTTTTTTGTAGCAAACAAATCCTGACTGAATGCTAAATTTTGATTCAAATCAATGgatttacttcaactactttaCCATATCTATCAAATCTACTTTTATTTGTTAACTAAGTTCAGAATCCTTCTCTAGTTAAACAATATGATACTTTCAGCCTAACGACTTTctacttcttccttttttcccctCTGTTTATTgccttttttcccttctttagTAAGGTAAGTGATGTTGcttatttttttgacaaaaaaaagtgatattgcttatttgttgctttttttatgtttctttttttaatacatTATTCTATATAGGTCTATCTATATGCAACGTAGGTATGAGACCACAGAATTCCAGCAGGGCTAATTAGAAATATTTGGAAGTATTCAGATGATTCATAGAATTACATTTGATTGAAACACATCCTAATAATTATAGTGGAAGCAGTTTAAAAATAGAATGTTGGAAATGAATTAGATCAACTTTGAAAGATGAAAACAAGGGTGACTTTACACAAAGAAAATTGAAGAATGAAAGGGATTATGTGAAACAAAAATACATAATTTGGGCAAAACTCATTGGTAATACAATATAGGAAATATTATAAACAACCATTTCTAACTTTCTTACGTGgaatttagatttttttttttttttttggcaaaaaccCCGTTTACGGGGAGAGGAGTGCCAGCCCCTTAGTTATCTCATAACTGAGAAACAAAAGTTAAAATTACAGACCCGTGCAAAGCCGAACATGCGAGAACCCCCTGCTATCTAGAAGTAGGGATGTTCTAACAGACACAGGAAGATGCAGGTAGGAGGGAAAGAAAGAGTCTTGCGGCAGCCGCAGAAAATGTTTCTTTTAATGTTTTCCATAAtacatttcatcttttatatttatttgatttaaaaataattattgtctttttcatacctaacaactTCAAGCTAATGAAATCaaaagttcttttttgttttgttataaataGACAATAGGGAAAAAATTGTACGATTGATCTATATAGAGATTTCTTCTGTGTCAGAAGAAATTAATTTctaaatgatgttttatataaGTGATCCTTTAACTTAGGATTATCATGGTACCTTGAGTATGGATAGTTATATCCtgtgttatttatttgcttCTGTAAAATAGAATACTCAAAATATTAACATATAGGTATACAATTGAAGTACGAAAGGGTAGTAAATAATCCTTAAAGATTTACCACCTTTTATGAAAGAGGAGTTATTGAATTAATGGCCATTTGTAGAAATATAACTCAAGAAATCTTAGTACAAAGTGAATGAATATTAGAAAGGCATTTCTAAATACTTGTTCTTTTGGGAGTTATATTTTTTATACGAGAAAAGAACATTAATCACATAATGGAATTGGCACGACTCATTTTGTGATTAATGTGAGATAAATGTGGTAAAAAGATATTAATTACACGGTAAACGTTCATTAAAAGGTGAAGTTATCCACTTGGCTTTTCTCATTACTTGGGTGGTCATGATACATTGGTAGATGCCAATTTTGATCTATAAGAATGAGTTGATTGATTAGTTAAATCACTATAAATTAAAAGAGTTAAGTATTTAAAAATGGTTGAGTATAtatttggatgaacttgagAAATGATATCTCATTTGGTCTTAAAGGAAATGTTGACTATGTAAGGAAATGTATTTGATATTTGATAGAACTTACATTAGTTTAGCTTTGAGTTTTGTGCCTTGTGGATTACCTACAGGGTATGATGGTGTTATGTCCTGGGTATGGGGTTTGACAATAAATCCGTGTTTCATGcattccaaaaaagaaaaaacactgGTTGAGATCCTATTTGGAGTGTGAAGTAACAAAATATGGTTCTCAAAAATAGGAGAACATCTTTTGTTTAACAATACGTAAACTGCTATCTTTTAGCCAATCGCTAATTCATTTGTGTTAAGTTAGTCACCAACGCATTATTTGTACAAACTATTTGGAGTTCATATTATATGAACACTTTTTTTAAGTCTATAGTCCTTGATATCTTGGAGTTGTAAGAAGGGTACGTCTAAACCATGAGCTTGAATTAAGCTAGAAAAGGGATGcagaaacttaaaaaaaaaatacaaactaTGCTTATTCAGGAAAACATTATCAAAAGGAGATTTAGCCACTCATTCACTTGATCTTTAATTCAGTATAAGCTTGAGTTATGAATGGGTTTTAAGTTTGATTCTCGTACTGAAATCTGATGCTATGATCCAGGAACATAAAAGCATCGCTATAATTTTGTAAGGGGTGTTCTGTGAAATGGTTTTAGACATTGTGATGACATAAATGCATCCTACAAGGAAGCTAGGGCAAAAAGGGCATCGTTGGACTTCAGTAATATGTGGTAAATTGTTGAGAGCTAGGTTATCAACTTTTGGTCCACAAAAGAAAAGGCAGAAGTAAACCATAGACAGTGACAGGGAAGACCATGTAAAGGGCTTGTTTCTTTGCACTAGCATGATTGCAAATATGAGTGGcgtggaagtaaagtgaagaGATAAGTCTTTTGCTTTTGACCAGCATTGGGTAGCGTTCCAATATCAAAATCTAATGACTTCACCCACTTTTGCCACTTTGGCTTTCTTGTTTGATACTTGGATTTTAAATACCAAAATGTTACCCCGACGCCTTTGCAAAAGTAacaattgttttacaaattggACGATTCTACAGAAAAGCGTAGAAAATGTTGGGGCAGTTTATTTGATTTCTAGTGTAAACAATCAGCTAtggtatattttaaaaattagtttttaatGCAAAAATCATATATTCGAACTCTTCCATTTTCACACTAATAAAAACTGTGTTTAGCTTCAAAAGTCTTTGAATCCTTTTTAAATGTTAAACTGCCCTTTAATCTTCATTTGGGTATGCAATCTCTTAATAGTAGGGGATAATCGAAAAGACTTCCAAGCATTTGGGGCAGGGCAATCACAAAAACGAGATCAGTATGTGATTTGGGTGTTGCTCCCATGGGACataacaaaaatattaaaatcttTTTAGCCTATTACATGAAATTTCAAATGTTGATGCCCCGTCATAATGAATCTGGCTTTGTCGGTGTGTCTATAAGCAatggatttgtttggatagccaattatctcaaataatatttcgcttatatcataaatatatttttcaactcacttttttatattttcaattacctttttatctcacatacatcacatcacaaaaaattttacagtaattatttcaaataatattctatccaaacaaaccaaatcattccaataataataataataataataataataataataataataataataataataataataataataaagtagAAGCAAAAACTTAAAGTAGTTGCACAAATTTATTGGGTTAATTACGTCGAAACCCCAgaatttaccgaatttccacTTGAGTCCTTAACGTTATTTTGTGTCATTTAAATCCTTGGATTAACAATCAACCATACTGATTCCGTTAATTTTGCCAAAAAGACAAATTTAGCATAAAAGGATGTATACGTGTGTTTGTTTCCCTGTAATTCTTAATGTTAGTTTCTGTCATATGACCTCACAGATTTACTTTCAAAAGTAGCAAGGCTACCATTGTTAATATAGTTAATTGGTATGTTAAGATTAAGTGCTATCATCAATTATGTGGCAAATTTTATGATGTTACTGAActgcaaagggattttatgcaTGCAAGCATTCTAACCACTGACACTGCATACCATATATTTCGTCAATAATGCGGAATATTAATGAGGTAGATGATGGAAAAAGTGACTTGAAGATATTGAGATGGGAATCTTCTAATATTGTTCTTTTTCCCCTATAAAAGTGACTTGGATAAACATGCAATCAGCAGcacttcccttttttttttttttttttttgggaggatTCTCAGATGTCCCTACCTGCTTGTGGATTTATTCTAATCAAAAACTGCTTTCTTTTGACTGGAataattgctttttttttttcttttaagaaaGTTAAGGAGAAAACTGGAAGGGAAAAATGAACTATGTGAATGGAACCTCTCGTCTGAGATCAGTTAAACTGACTGAGATGAGAGTTTTGCAACTGCACTTAATAGCCAAGAGCTTCTCCTCCTTTGCTGGTTGTTACTCTTTTATCTTGAAAAGCTAAGCTCACGTAAACTAGATGGCAGACGCTGTTGTCTCTCTTGTTGTCGAGAGAGTTGGCGATCTGCTGATTAAAAATTTGTCTTTCTGAAAGGTGTTCACGGACAAGTTGAAAGACTCCGAAATGATCTGGTCCGAATGCGGTGTTCCCTAAAAGATGCAGACCAAAGGCAAGATGAGAATGAGAGGGTTCACAACAGGGTTTCTGAAATCAGAGCTGCGGCCTTTATGATGCGGAGGATGTCATTGAGATCTTTGCCAGTAAAATTGAGTGCATAAACGATAAAGGGATTTGTTACCAAATTGGCATATTGCCCATGAAAAGTATGGTATCAGAAATCTTGGGAGAGGGGATGAGTACACATGGAGAAGAGCATCAACGGCTCGGGCGATCCTCTCCAATTAGTGAGGAAAAGGATATTGTGGGCTTCGAGAAGGTCAAAAAATCCCTGGTGGCAGAACTtttgaaagaagacaaaaacCGCCGTGTGGTTTCAATCATTGGCGTGGGAGGTGTTGGCAAGACAACTCTAGCCACAAAAGTTTGCTGATGTGAGGACAAGTTTTGAGTGTCGAGCTTGCCTCTGTGTCTCTTCAAGATACAATCACAAAAAGATGTTGAGATCAATCATAAAGCAATTGAATCCAATGAGTAACGCGCAActagaaattttggaaaagatGGAAGAGCAAGACTTGAAACAAAGGCTCTATCAAGATCTACAAGAAAAATGTTATCTTGTGGTACTTGATGATGTATGGAAGAAGGAAGCGTGGGATTGTCTTGCTTGGGCCCTTCCTGATGTTAGTAGATCAAGTAGATTGTTACTTACAAGCCGCAATACGAATATTCCTCTCCATGTGGATGGTCTTAGCATCCCATATGAGCTGAAAGCTTTGGGCAAGGAAGATAGCTGGAAATTGTTTCTCAAAAAGGCCTTCAGTAATGGGGCTAATTCTGGGTGTCCTTTGGATTTGGAAAATGTAGGCAGAGAGATTGCAAGGTGGTGTGCTGGTCTGCCACTGGCCATAACGGTTTTAGGTGGCCTGCTATTGAGCAAGAAAAAGATGAAGAGCGAATGGGAGAAAGTACTCAACAACATTAGCACATACTTATCGAGGGGCCAGAATGGAGGAGTATCAACAATTTTGGAATAAAGTTATGCCGACCTTTCTcccaatctgaaatttttctttttgtatttggGCTTGTTTCCAGAACATACTGAGATTTCTATGCGCAAATTGATCCACATGTGGATTGCCGAGGGAATGTTTCAAAAAAGAGATGCAGAAAATCTGGACGAAACTGCATCATATGGTGTGGAACAACTTTTTAACAGAAATATGGTTCAGGTGGCACTAATGACCACTGATGAGAGGATAAAAAGCTGTTGGATCCATGATTTATTATGACACTTGGCAATCAGAAAGGCAAAGGatgttttgacaaaaaaaaaaaaaaattggcaaaggatgaaattttttttcaaatccatGACATAAGAGATGATGAAATTCCAGCTAAATCCAGGTACCTTGCTGTTCATATTCTGCCTCAGGATCACATATATTTTGTGAATTCCACACCTCATCTCTGGTCTCTTCTGTATTTTAATGTTTGTAGATATGAAAGAAGTGTTAGTCTTAGCTTTATATGTTTCAGAAAGCTTAGGGTACTAGACCTAGAGAATCTGTGCATTGAATGCCTGCCACAAGGAATTGGTAAAGTCAGGCTATTGAGGTACCTCAGTCTTAGAGACTCAGTCATAAAATAGCTCCCTCATTCCCTAGGTTGCTTGCGAAACCTACAAACTCTTGACATATTCAACTATTTGCAAGTGgaagttttaaatttcatttggaagcttgaaagtttaTGGCATCTATATGCGTCTGATATAAGATTTGATAAGTCACTTAAGATTGAAGGATTGATGAATCTTCAGACTTTGTCAGGCATGCATACACTTTGATCACATTATGCATAATAACATGACAACTTTGACAAGTCTGGGGATTTTAGTAGATGTCATCTCAGAGATAGATAAGCTATGCATGCATTTATGCGAGGTTGGAACCCTAAAGACTTTACATCTTTATGGTGTTGAAGAACGCAAGTCACCATCTCTAGTTGGATTATCTAAGCTCCATCATGTAACAGAGCTTAAGCTATTCGGCAAGTTGAGAATGCTGCCTCCTAAATTTCCTCCAAATCTCTCTCAGTTGTCTTTGAGATCCATAGATCTCATGGATGACCCAATGCCAATACTAGAAAAGTTAGTGTTAGGGATAATACAAGAAAAAATGGCTAAAAGTtataaagtaaataatgcaaaaaaACTTCATATGGTGACTCGAGATCACTCTTCTTTAGATTTTatttgtccaaaatttagtaTGTAAAGGCCTTGAACAAATATCCTTTAGAATAATTTGAAGAGTGTTTGCCTTTGATTCTTGCACAAAGTTAGACAAACTTACTTGAACCATGTTGTGCTTTTGCAGAGAATTCTAATTGTAGGAAAATGATCTTCGGTAGTAATTATTCCTACTAGACCTTTATAGAGTTGAAATTGAGAATGATAAAGAGTTGTAAGCTTGCTCCGCTGTGACTTTCCATCAACCGTGTTGGTCAAAAAGTTCCTCAACACCAATGCAAGTGTTCAGATAATTTTTGGATGTTTAGACCTCATTTGAATGGTAGTTGACCGTCAAACATATGAAAATGTACCAAATAATAAACTTGAACATCTTTTAATCATCGCAAAAACCAAACAATGATGGGTCTTATGTTGCCATGTTGGATTCAAAGTCGGGCGCCTTCTCATGCTAGATTCAAAGTCAGGCGCCTAACATCACAAACTAGATTGAATTATAAGATCCAGAATATGTTGGGCTCTACGTCGGGTCCTAAGACTGACCCCCAACATACAAAtgaccaaattttgaaaattatctAACAATTGGGACAGCTGTCGTTCCTCAAGATGAAATTTGCATATGAGGGACAACAACTAGTCATTTCCGGGAACGGCTTTCACCGATTGAAACTCCTTGAGCTCAGAGACCTACATCAATTGGCTAAAATAAAGGTGGAGAAAGCTGCATTTCCACCTTGATAATCAGGAGCTGCAAATCTAGTGCCGATAATCAGGAGCTGCAAATCATTAGGCATGCTGCCGGAAGAGCTGATGCACATAGCTACTCTTGATAAGCTTGAGCTTGTGAACATGCAAAGAGATTTTGCCAGCAGGCTTGATGGCCAAACTCCTGACAAGATAGCTAGCGACCCCTACCTCAGAATATTTGACCATACAACCATCCATGATTGATTTGGCATGCTAGCACTTCTCAGGATCACAGCTTGGTAGCTTCATAACGACGTGGAGAAGGTTATTCTATTCAATAACAGCTATTGTATCTTACAAAGCCCATATTAATTCCTCGAAGAGCTGCAGAACATTAACAACCAAAAAATAACTTAGATGTCACACGCAAAGGTGTTCTTGTTCCTGGTGAATGACAATAACTAAATCGCATGTCCTCTGCTTTTTAATGCAATTCTCAGACACATTTTATCATCTTCAAATTCACAAGTTTTATAGCAGTGGAGTATAAGATACTCCTGTAGAGATCCTCTAGTATAGGCCCTCTGTGAAAACCATACACGTGAAGAGTTCATAATTGTGAAATGCAGAgatttttgaagagaaaattgaCTAACAGCAACATATTAACAATTCTGGGACATCAATTCCAGCAAATGCCAAAAGAATAGTCTCAAGGTGAAAGTTAAGAATGGCCAGATATCCACCTGAGCCCTTTGATTTGGTACCAATTGAAACAATTACCCTAAACTAGCCCTCGTCATCTCATATGCCAAGAAGCAAGCAGCATTTGCAGGAACACTTCGCGCCATGGCaggtccaaaacccttatacaGGCCTTTGACCCCCTCTGATGCCAAGATCTTTCTAATAGCATCAAAGCTTCCAGAGTACTTGGGGTTTTTGTACTCATCAACCTGAATTACGCTCTTCACAACATCAGTTGGATAGACAGATAGCCAAAAGGAACCCCCAGCTAAGCCTCCTGCCAACATTAAAGAACCTCGCCCTAAAATAGAAGTGTCTTGACCTCCTGCAAGGACCTGCTTAATTGCTTCATAAACACCAAACATCACAGCATTTCCTGGTACTTCACGTGCCAAGGTGGGAACTAAACCCTTGAACAAACCCGTCACACCTGCGGACTGCACTACATGTCTGGCAACATCAATTGGCCCTCCATACTTGATTGCCACAGCAGCCGAGCCAGAACCTGCTAATGCACTCTGAGCTTGCAACCTGCATGAATGGAGTTACTCCAATCAAAAGATAGGTAGATCCTAAcagccctttttctttttctttttcttttttggtttttttttggggggtttttgttgttgtttggggggggggggggggggggggggactaTTTTTGAAACAGAATATTTGCAAGTATCCTAAAATTAGTTATTTTCTGCACTAGTTGTGCAAAAGATTATTTAAAAGCATTTCTAGATACTTAGCATCAGCACATGTTATAGTTATTAGCTTTTGTTGCGCATAGGATGGACATTTATAATGGCTTGTGTAAAGAATTTCTGCACTGCCGCATATCTCAGATTTTACATTTACGAATGATAGGATGGTTGCAGGAAgtaaaatgtttgaaagtaattAATATAGTTTCCACCACCGTACAAGGCCCTTCACTTTTTGTTTATCTCTCTGCTTAATGTTTTCAACAACCAGCAAAGATCAGCAAAGTTATGAGCCCAGACCCCACccacaaattaaaaaaattctcCTGCAAACACTGGGAAAAACAACCGGAGATAGAAACAGAAAACAGAAAATAGCAGAAAATAAATTGTTGCTATAGAAACTCCACATTCAAATCAAAAAGCAATTTAAATGTTACTTGACAGAACGAGTTGAAGCTTATGCTTTAAAGACATTGCTTTGGAACTATACAACTAATGATTCAGAATAAGAGGCTAACCTGCATTTTATCAATTCAGTAGGGCAGGCAAGGAATGACACAGCAACTCCAGCTCCTGCCCCACAAACAACTTGCTGGTTCACAGAAAGTGGTGCACCTGGTTCAGATCTTACCAGAGCCTCCATTTGACCCCTTACTGTGAAGAGCACTGCATTGAAGGCTGCAACAGTGGCGAGGGGAGCTCCCATACCTTTGTATAAACCTCTTGGGCCTTCAGCTGCCAATGTTTGTCTGACAGCATCCATGGCACCTGAGTACCTGAGAGGCTGGCCAGGAAGTGGAGGTGGCTGGCTCTGAAGCTTCACCTTGATAGTGTCAAATGGGTGCCCAACTATCAACTGTGCAGCCCCTCCAACAGTTCCAGCAGTCAAGTCCTTGGCTACATCACCCATctacatttaatcaaatagaaaacaaaaaggttATATTCTAGGATAATGTTTTTATACATTGTCATTGAAAAGATTTTTTACACAAGCAGGTTTAGATCGCCACAtaacatgaattcaaatttgaaattcaaatcatgcgCATGTGACATGAATCCAAGGTTGCTAGTGAAAAAATCACTACATTATCAATGTATAAAAAGTTAATCCTATATTCTAAGGCAGGTTGCTCATCTGGGAGTGTGACATGCTTGATTGAATTTATATCTGGTCAAATTGAGGAGAAGATTGCACAAGATGAATATTGGAGGATCATATTCTCCAAATAATATGAATAACATCATCTTTTCATGACAAATTTCTAAAAAGAATCATTCTACTCGCTTTTAAGCCTCcattaattattaaaaaataagatATAGCAGATATTTCCATCTACTTTCACAGTTTTGTGAAAAAACAGTTTCCGCTTGGAAGCCCATTCATTTGCATGATCAGATGTACATCTGGGTAAAACTTTATCAAGAACTGATGCCATATTGAACAAAGGC contains:
- the LOC113710262 gene encoding mitochondrial carnitine/acylcarnitine carrier-like protein; this encodes MGDVAKDLTAGTVGGAAQLIVGHPFDTIKVKLQSQPPPLPGQPLRYSGAMDAVRQTLAAEGPRGLYKGMGAPLATVAAFNAVLFTVRGQMEALVRSEPGAPLSVNQQVVCGAGAGVAVSFLACPTELIKCRLQAQSALAGSGSAAVAIKYGGPIDVARHVVQSAGVTGLFKGLVPTLAREVPGNAVMFGVYEAIKQVLAGGQDTSILGRGSLMLAGGLAGGSFWLSVYPTDVVKSVIQVDEYKNPKYSGSFDAIRKILASEGVKGLYKGFGPAMARSVPANAACFLAYEMTRASLG